Proteins encoded together in one Deinococcus multiflagellatus window:
- a CDS encoding response regulator transcription factor has product MEQRILLIEDNPDITRVVQYELEQAGYKVLAAPDGVTGLTSARESSPDLVILDLGLPDFDGAEIARRLRKTSSVPIIILTAMDAVDRKVNLLEAGADDYMTKPFHPEELVARVKVQLRHQQHGEVISIGPLEIHPQKRLCHYNGHEVRLSPKEFDLLTFLARQPGRVYSRQEIEREVWNGELPSNSNVVDVHMANMRAKLRDLDGYGIIRTVRGIGYALKTP; this is encoded by the coding sequence ATGGAGCAACGCATCCTTCTGATCGAAGACAATCCAGACATCACCCGCGTCGTGCAGTACGAGCTGGAGCAGGCGGGGTACAAGGTGCTGGCCGCCCCCGACGGCGTCACCGGCCTCACCAGCGCGCGTGAAAGCAGCCCCGACCTCGTGATTCTGGACCTGGGCCTGCCCGACTTTGACGGCGCCGAGATTGCCCGGCGCCTGCGCAAGACGAGCAGCGTGCCCATCATCATCCTGACCGCCATGGACGCCGTGGACCGCAAGGTCAACCTGCTGGAAGCCGGCGCCGACGACTACATGACCAAGCCTTTCCACCCCGAAGAGCTGGTGGCGCGGGTGAAGGTGCAGCTGAGGCACCAGCAGCACGGCGAGGTGATTTCGATTGGGCCGCTGGAGATTCATCCGCAAAAGCGCCTGTGCCACTACAACGGCCACGAGGTGCGCCTGTCGCCCAAGGAGTTTGATCTGCTGACCTTCCTGGCCCGCCAGCCGGGGCGCGTGTATTCCCGCCAGGAAATCGAGCGCGAGGTCTGGAACGGCGAACTGCCCAGCAACTCCAACGTGGTGGACGTGCACATGGCCAACATGCGCGCCAAACTGCGCGACCTGGACGGCTACGGCATCATCCGCACCGTACGCGGCATTGGCTACGCCCTGAAGACCCCTTAA
- a CDS encoding P1 family peptidase — protein sequence MTPNRTLTGIPGFQVGHWTHAPARTGCTVILCPPGGAVASASFLGPSPGTREGVLLSPEKKVERVHALLLTGGSAFGLAAAAGVVRVLEERGIGHETPWARVPIVPAAVIYDLGVGDPTVRPGEREGELAARAASADPVARGRVGAGTGATAGKYLGSGAVPGGLGSVLVERHGVQAGALAVVNPIGDVLDEQGGVLAGPGVGPGAVAFTPGDAENTTLVAVVTEHALTKPECRRLADAAQAALARVIHPSHTFWDGDSAFVLSSGARPAADPLLLGALVQEAVCGAVRDAVRAAQAEG from the coding sequence ATGACCCCCAACCGCACCCTGACTGGCATTCCAGGCTTTCAGGTGGGCCACTGGACCCACGCGCCCGCCCGCACCGGCTGCACAGTCATCCTGTGCCCGCCGGGGGGCGCCGTTGCGTCGGCGTCGTTCCTGGGGCCCAGCCCCGGCACGCGCGAGGGGGTGCTGCTCTCGCCGGAAAAGAAGGTGGAGCGCGTGCACGCCCTGCTGCTCACCGGCGGCAGCGCCTTTGGGCTGGCGGCGGCGGCCGGGGTGGTACGGGTGCTGGAAGAGCGGGGCATTGGGCATGAAACCCCCTGGGCGCGCGTGCCCATCGTGCCCGCCGCTGTGATCTATGACCTGGGCGTGGGCGACCCCACGGTGCGTCCCGGCGAACGGGAAGGCGAACTTGCCGCCCGCGCCGCCAGCGCCGATCCGGTGGCCCGGGGGCGGGTGGGGGCCGGCACCGGGGCCACTGCTGGCAAGTACCTGGGGAGCGGGGCGGTGCCCGGCGGCCTGGGCAGTGTGCTGGTCGAGCGCCACGGGGTACAAGCGGGCGCGCTGGCGGTGGTGAACCCTATTGGCGACGTGCTGGATGAGCAGGGTGGCGTGCTGGCCGGGCCCGGGGTAGGCCCAGGTGCCGTGGCCTTTACCCCCGGCGACGCCGAGAACACCACCCTGGTGGCGGTGGTCACCGAGCATGCCCTCACCAAGCCCGAATGCCGCCGCCTCGCGGACGCCGCGCAGGCTGCCCTGGCACGAGTGATTCACCCCAGCCACACCTTCTGGGACGGCGACAGCGCCTTCGTCCTTAGCAGCGGCGCGCGCCCGGCGGCCGATCCGCTGCTGCTGGGCGCGCTGGTACAGGAAGCCGTCTGTGGGGCGGTACGCGACGCGGTGAGGGCGGCGCAGGCAGAGGGGTGA
- a CDS encoding TerC/Alx family metal homeostasis membrane protein: protein MEAIFADLSSAFSVLWLGKPAWMWLLFMTLVVALLAFDLGVLSRRRAAKAAEHGDDAQVIGVASSLKLSAFYIAIALAFGAWVWVTLGAQSGMAYLTGFAVEKALALDNVFVISVIFAALAIPRHLQHRVLFWGILGVIVLRGIMIGLGAALVTQFDWIMWVFGAFLLLTGVKLLLNKGGHDEAPDLERHPVVRALRRVMPISPKLDGQKFLTKLPDALGRVRTHATPLLLALLLVEFADLVFAVDSIPAIFAITQDPFIVYTSNIFAILGLRALYFALDALIHRFSALKPALALVLVFIGGKIFYGQFFGKVDPAISLTVTVGILAGGVLVSLWRTRGGGGQGKNEVQATD from the coding sequence GTGGAAGCGATCTTTGCGGATCTGTCGTCGGCGTTTTCGGTGCTGTGGCTGGGCAAGCCTGCGTGGATGTGGCTGCTGTTCATGACCCTGGTGGTGGCCCTGCTGGCCTTTGACCTGGGGGTGCTCAGCCGCCGCCGCGCGGCCAAGGCGGCCGAGCACGGCGACGATGCCCAGGTGATCGGGGTGGCCAGCAGCCTGAAGCTGAGTGCCTTTTACATCGCCATTGCGCTGGCCTTCGGGGCGTGGGTGTGGGTCACGCTGGGCGCCCAGAGCGGCATGGCCTACCTGACCGGCTTTGCGGTGGAAAAGGCGCTGGCCCTGGACAACGTGTTTGTGATCAGCGTGATTTTCGCGGCGCTGGCGATTCCCCGCCACCTGCAGCACCGCGTGCTGTTCTGGGGGATTCTGGGCGTCATCGTCCTGCGCGGCATCATGATCGGGCTGGGTGCAGCGCTGGTCACGCAGTTCGACTGGATCATGTGGGTGTTCGGCGCCTTCCTGCTGCTGACGGGTGTGAAGTTGCTGCTGAACAAGGGCGGCCATGATGAAGCCCCCGACCTGGAGCGCCACCCGGTGGTGCGCGCCCTGCGCCGGGTGATGCCCATCAGCCCCAAGCTGGACGGCCAGAAGTTCCTGACCAAGCTGCCCGACGCCCTGGGCCGCGTGCGCACCCACGCCACCCCGCTGCTGCTGGCGCTGCTGCTGGTGGAATTCGCGGATCTGGTGTTTGCCGTGGACTCGATTCCGGCCATCTTCGCCATCACGCAGGACCCGTTTATCGTGTACACCAGCAACATCTTCGCCATTCTGGGCCTGCGCGCCCTGTACTTCGCCCTGGACGCCCTGATTCACCGCTTCAGCGCCCTGAAGCCCGCCCTGGCCCTGGTGCTGGTGTTCATTGGCGGCAAGATCTTCTACGGCCAGTTCTTCGGCAAGGTGGACCCGGCCATCAGCCTGACCGTCACCGTGGGCATCCTGGCGGGCGGCGTGCTGGTCAGCCTGTGGCGCACGCGCGGCGGTGGCGGCCAGGGCAAGAACGAGGTCCAGGCGACGGACTGA